The DNA segment TTGAGCGAGATTCAGGTTGCGCCCGACTCGCTCGAACGCATCGAACTCCACATGTACTCAGACGCGAGGTCTTACCCGGTTGACCTATCGGGCTGGCATGTCACAACCAACGCTGGTTTCGCCACAATCGACAGCGGCACGGCGCTGCAGAACTCGACTGACTTCGCGATCATCAGTCACGAGAACGTCAGTGGGTCTTTCTCGCTGGGTGACGATTCGGACGACGTATGGCTGGATGACCCTGTGCAAGGCGGCGGAGATCACTACTGGTACGGCCGCTACGGCTGGACTCCGCCCGCCGGTACCTCGGTCTCAATCTACACGCACTGGGAAGGTGTCTGGCCCTATGAGTACCTGGTCGGCGACTGGTACCTCGACTCTACTCCTACCTTTGGCGCGCCCAACGACGACCGTCAGGGCGGCATCACGGGCCGAGTCTTGGACCGGTTCGGCCAGCCACTAGAGAACTGCTGGGTACAGCTCCAGAATGCACACGGCAACGGCGGCGTGGCATGCGACTCGACCGGCCGCTACGTCATGTCTCCGCTCGGCCCCGGAACATACGAAGTTAGCGCTCGCAGCGACTCGACATACCTGCCTGCGTACTATCCCGAATCAGTCTCGATCGGAGTGAACGGGTGGATGGATAGTATCAACATGACCATGTACCCGGCAGGCGTTACCGAGGTCGGACGTAGGGAAATGCCGCAGGGTCCCCTGCGGCAGCGCGGGCGGACGCTAGTCTTGAACTCAGATCGGCCAGGCACGACGCTGGTGAGTGTCTACGATGACCTCGGCCGACTCAGAATGTCTGAGAGGGTCGCCCTAGTCGTGGGTCAGAACGAACTGGCGCTGCCAAGCCTGAGTAGGGGCGTCTACTTCGCCCTTGTCCAGGGCGAGGTCCGCCGCGATATGGCCAAAGCTGTCCTCTGGTAGGAAGGTACTTTGACCAGGAACTTCACACTAACAGCATTGTGGATCGGCATTCTGGCCGCCAACCCGTTCATGGAGTACATTGAGGTAAGTGAGTTCCAGACAGCGCCTCAGTGGTTTGAGCGAATCGAGTTGCGCTCGGTACTGAACCCAGACCGATACCCGTTCGAGATCGGCGGCTCCCAGATTGTCACGAATGCCGGTACCGCGATCGTGGACTCCGGTGTCCGCTTTGAGACGTGGAGCACCTTGGTGGTCCTGGATAGCACGAATACCGGCGGCACGTTCAGTCTCGGTGATGATTCGGACTACATAAGAACACACTTATCAAACGGCAACGCTACCTTTGACTGGGAAGTCAGCTATCCGGGAAGGTCCTGGGTTCCTCCGCGAGGAACATCAGCTTCGCGAGCCGGCTTCTACTATATTGACGTATCTCCGACATTCGGCGCCTGGAATGACGATGCTGGAGGCGGTATCTGGGGCCACGTACGCGATCAAGACTCCGCGCTCAACAGTGCTATCGTACGTGTCAAGTCTACGTACGGATACGGTACGCTC comes from the candidate division WOR-3 bacterium genome and includes:
- a CDS encoding carboxypeptidase regulatory-like domain-containing protein, which codes for MRSTLVCLFAVAAISVANPVVEYFLSEIQVAPDSLERIELHMYSDARSYPVDLSGWHVTTNAGFATIDSGTALQNSTDFAIISHENVSGSFSLGDDSDDVWLDDPVQGGGDHYWYGRYGWTPPAGTSVSIYTHWEGVWPYEYLVGDWYLDSTPTFGAPNDDRQGGITGRVLDRFGQPLENCWVQLQNAHGNGGVACDSTGRYVMSPLGPGTYEVSARSDSTYLPAYYPESVSIGVNGWMDSINMTMYPAGVTEVGRREMPQGPLRQRGRTLVLNSDRPGTTLVSVYDDLGRLRMSERVALVVGQNELALPSLSRGVYFALVQGEVRRDMAKAVLW